CCCTGAATAACAGCAAGAGATTCTCCTAAAGAGTCTGTCTTTTTAGATAATACTCCACCCATAATATTAGGATACATAAAGGAACTAAAGTACCCCTTCTCTTCTAACCATAAATTAGAATTAATACTACTTTTAAGCTTATTAGCTTCATATTCCCAACTTACTGCTTCATCCTTTAAACCTAGCTCTTTTGCCATTAAACTTAATATTTTCCTAGAGCTATAATGGGCTACATTGGTACTTATTGACTTACTCTCACCAATTTCTGTTGGTCCCATCCACTTAGGGTAACTCTGCTCTCTCCAATCCATAAAACTAGATTCACCCTTAAACAGACCAGTTTTTTTATCAAATGATGTTTTATTATCTCTAAGAACACTCCTTTCTATTATATTGTAGCTATACTCTAACCATAAATTATCACCTGTTACTTTATATACCTCCCAGGCAGCAAGAGCCCAGACAACCCTATCAGTAGATATTGGCCATGAACCACCAGTTCCTGTATCCTGAATTATTACTCCATTATTATTAACCTTAGCTTCTAGAGATGTTTTAGAAACCTCAGGATATATCATAGCTAGTGCAAGATGTATTGAGTATGAAATATCCCTAGTCCAAACTCCTTTCCACTTCTCCCCTGCCATAAAAGCCATAGAATCTTTAAGAATATCTAACTTACTCTCTTCTAAAGCCATGTTATATAGAGCTTCTAGTAGAGGAAATCCTGGGGCCTTTAACTTTGGTTTATCTTCAATACTCTCCTGTAGTTTCCAGGATTTTTCATTTTTATAATAGGTAGATCTAATCTCAGTTGGACTTATAACCCATGCTTTTTTATCACTCCCTTGAATAACCATATTAGGTAAAATTTTAAATTCCTCTCCTACGGGGTACTCTTTTTTCGGTCTTTTAACTATATTTTTCGTATCTATAGTTACTTTGGTCGTATTACATGACAAAACTAACAATAAAAAAGCTAAAAAAATAGATTTTACATTTTTCTTAAGCATATACTCTCCTTAAATATTTAGTACAAATTAGTCTACCATGGAGTATTACAGTGTCAATAAATATTTGTTGACATTTTACCTAACTGGATTTAACATAATTTATAAAAATAATGCAAACGCTTGCATTACAAAGGAAGGAATAATGTCAAAATTTAGTCAATTAGTAGTTTTATCCCTACTTATAACTACACTATTATTTTCATGTGCTTCTACACCTAAAGTTGTAAAAACAACAATTATTGGTGATAGTGCAGTAGATCTATCTGCAGCTGAGATCTATTCAGTTAGTCCAACGGTTGTTTTACCAGGGACATTAATGAGTATTACAGGTGCAGGTTTTGGTGAAGACGCTGGAATTATAAATATTGGTGGCGTTGATGTAACAACTTTTCTTGGTTGGGAAGACGATGTAATTTGGTTTAGAGTTCCAGAAGGTATTGCAGATGATGCAGAGATTCAAGTTGGATACGAATACGCGGAACCATATATAACAACTGCACCAGAGGGAAGTATTACTGTAAAATGGATTATTGATGCTGCTGCCACTCAAGAGATGGTAAACGTTAAATATACCCAATACAAATTAGATAAGGCTCCTAAATGGGTTGCTCCACTACATATTAAAGGTCAATGGTCCAAGAGTGAAGGTACTTATGGATTAAAAGATGACGGTTGGGATGGTGGTTCCCGACAGTTAATGTATAATATTCCAGGGACTGATACATGGGTTACAGAAGCAGTATTTACTCCAGAAGCAATGAATAGTTTTGCAAAGACTAGTATGAAGTTTGCAGTAGAGGATGGAGATGATGAGTTTAGAAACCTATCTTCTTTTGAAAGTGACTTCGCTTATATTATTAAGAGTAGATGGGCAGGAGAGTTAGGTCTAAGTGGTGATCCAGCTTTTAAAATAGATGAAGAGAATAAAAACTTCGACCCAGAAACAAGAACAATAACAGTTAAATATCCAATCCAATAGACTCCTTACCCGGATTTAATCCGGGTTTTTTTATTTATAAACAAAAGGAATAATATGAAAATCTACTTACCAGCAATAATTATACTAATAGCTTTATCCCTGTTTAATTGTACTTCAATACCTAATCCAGATACAAAAATGGAATTTACCATGGAGGATATCCAAATGAAAGAGAGGATAGAAAATCAAGAAATAACTAATTTTTTTACAAATATGGGTATTAAAGTTAACAATAGAGAGAAGGCTCAATTTATTGTTGGTGACAATATAGATGGTTATTACGAGGGTTATACTAACTCCTATGTTCAGGGTAATGGATATTTAATGGGTTCTAGAACTATATACAAAAATTTTAAATCCTTTATTAATGGTGTTTTCCTAGACAGAAAGAGTCAAACAATATCTCAAACTGTCCTACCCTATGGAACTATAATTGAACTTAACAACAATATAAAAGAAGAGTTTGCTCTACACTCTAAAACAAGATCACTCTCTATGGCTGTAAACACAGAAACTCTAGGTTTATTAGGAGTTTATCCAATTATAAATGGTGACTTTAAAGATTATGAATATATTAATAACAATAAGGAGTTATATCTTAAGGATGGTAATTCTATAATTGTATTTACAGCTAACCAACCCTACAAGTTCAAAGATGGACTTTTTACATCCATAAACAAAACAGATAATTTTATTTTATACATGGCCTTTGCAGATAGTGAAGTCGAGGCTCAAAAAAAAGCTAAAGAATTAAGGGAGATAGAAGCCCATAGTTATGAAAAAAAGAAAATATACAAT
Above is a genomic segment from Thiospirochaeta perfilievii containing:
- a CDS encoding IPT/TIG domain-containing protein, whose protein sequence is MSKFSQLVVLSLLITTLLFSCASTPKVVKTTIIGDSAVDLSAAEIYSVSPTVVLPGTLMSITGAGFGEDAGIINIGGVDVTTFLGWEDDVIWFRVPEGIADDAEIQVGYEYAEPYITTAPEGSITVKWIIDAAATQEMVNVKYTQYKLDKAPKWVAPLHIKGQWSKSEGTYGLKDDGWDGGSRQLMYNIPGTDTWVTEAVFTPEAMNSFAKTSMKFAVEDGDDEFRNLSSFESDFAYIIKSRWAGELGLSGDPAFKIDEENKNFDPETRTITVKYPIQ